The nucleotide window TGACTCATTGTCATCTTCAGCAGACTTTCGCTTCCCATATCTCACCAAACACTTCACACTCAAAAATTTCCATTGCAGTTTGTTATGCcttttttaatgtcactttgaattatttctgttcctttttctgaagaaatgaGCATTGTTAATGGTACATTAGTCATGAATAACATTTATAATTAGACAAACACAAGTTTTGCTGTTTCTACAATAAAATTTGGCTGAATGAAAATTGTAAGCTTTGAGAATCTGCTGCCACCAAGATCCAATGTTACAAGCAGGTTATTGATGAAAAGGGCTCTTCAAAACTTCCAGTTCTGCTCATAGTCTCATTTAGCCATTTGATGAATGCTCATGTTcaaagtgtcttacagtgttaaactaccaACAACTGtctactcatttacacagctaggacctggagcaattcagggtaagtaccttgctcaagggtactagagcagcaCACAAGTTtcaaactagcaaccttcaCATGCACGGGCCGTTGCCTTAACCCATACACTATCAGTCTCCCCTTCACAGCGACCTAAAGTTTCACCTGGATTCATACTGGCACTTTTGTTTCATTATGCATTTTCACATATTCATTGTGTTCAACTGGGTTTATCCTGCTtttgttattacattttacGTAAAGAGCtctgaaataaacacacacacacacacacacacacacacacacactgcctgaaacctctggtcccaagcagggttaaagcctaatccagcaacacagtttgcaaggccggagggggaggggatacaccctggacaggacgccagtccgtcacaaggcatcccaagcaagacttgagccccagacccaccagagaacaggacccggccaaggtGGCCatgccacagcaccccccctcccattcTGAAGTAATCATATTGCAAAATGTTCATAGAAAAATGGACTCAACTGAATGGTTTCCTTGCTTTTCATGCCCTTGTAACTGTATTCCCATGATGATGTGACCTATGTGTATAAATAGCTGGAAAGGAAAACCAAAACTTTCACTTAAAGAACCACAAGGGATCACACTTTAATCATTAGGAAAGGGTCTGCTTAAATGACTATTTTCACTTCAACAAAGTGACTTCTCATTGCCGGTGACAGTGACAGCACCATGGTTTACTGCCCTGCTGGACATTTTTGCTGTCCTTTCCTTCTTCTGATGCCTGAGTTATTGTTCACTGCTTTTCTGAAACCCTAAAGGAACCATGACCCTGTTTCATTAGgttgtgtttttaaacaaaacactttaTTGCTTGTGAATTGTGCTTTACTTCTTTTGTGGTCACACTCCTCTCAACATAGAATAAACTCTccagagaggaggaagatggtaAATTGGGTGTTAATGCTGCTCTTCATTACTTCTCTATTCCACTGAACTGTGTGGACCCACACCCAAAAGTAAATGCACCTCACACCATTTTATGGCCCTCACAACCCTTTACTACAGTTAACTCTAGACCGAGTTGGTAGGATGTCTCAGGGCCACTAGGAAGCATGAACAAAGTGAAAACTATCTTCTTCAAATGAAATACATCCATTTTTGACCCAAAGaccaaacagaagaaaacattaaCACAAGAACAAGATAATGATTATTGCTGAGGTACCCTGTATTGCTGAGTTGTcagctttatttgttttttcatataAGCCAATTTATTACATAGTGACTGACAATAGTAAATTTAGATTACAAGATAGCAAGGTCAAAATACTGCATGTATAGGGGGGTATACAGATTATGAGAAACAGTAAATGCTGCTATTGTAAACtgcaaagaaatttaaatgaactattatctagtaaaaaaaataaaaataaaaatcttttaaaactATTGATATAGTTGTAATAATAAACCTGCAGACTTTCCTCTATACTTTTAGACCAGTTTCTTTACTACACATAAGGTCtaagatgtttttcttcaggtgAGGCTATAAACTACAATCATTTACTTTACCTTGAAAACCTATTTAACACCCTTTCTGAACTGTTGGTGGTGTCCTGAAAGATGGAAAACTAGCCCTGTTTGAAATATTGAATTCTGTTTTGTTACTGAAACTAtcctaataaaaaaaactgctgtttagTAATTTAAGTTAGAACACCATCATAATAATTTACAATGACCAGTTTATTGCTAAAGAGAGTTGTTTAACTTACAAGTCACAATGAGGGCAACCCTCATAGTTGCATTCCTATTTCCTGGGTGTGTGATGGTGCATGACACCATCTTTCCATGATCCTCATCATGTGCCTTCCAGGAGATCTCTGCTGTGACACGCCATTGTCCCATTTCCTCCTTTGTGTGACTCACTTGGATGCTCCCCTGCTGATCTCCAAAAGAAAgggatggaggagaggaaggacaGGTGTGGACAGCTGTACAATAAACTTTGATTGTCTTGCCTTCTGTCTGCTCTCCAGTCACTGACATTTCAGGTGGAGCCACAACATCTGGAACATAATAAGTAGATACCATTACTTCAGATCTGTAAATGGAAGGAAAGATTCACAGATTAATGCAAAAATGTTGAATGTCAGTTTTGCCCTCCCTACTCATGTGGTCACCTGCAGAAGGCTGGGTGTTGCAGGTGTTAAAGTAGACATATGTAAGCTGGAAGCACATATCAATACCTTATAATGTGGCAATCATGGATTAAGCCAGAAACTTTCTTTAAATTATAACTTTTGTATGTTATTACCCACCCTAAGGCAGTGCAAGTTCTTGGTATGACTGTTTTGCTAAATCTTTTAATTGTTGAGAAAACATTTTGAGCTCAACTACATATTTTCAAAGTGAAGTTGAGAAAAATTTAATATCCCTCACCCAACTCTTGAGCATTATCTATTGTCTGTACCTTTTACATTCAGTGTCACTGTGGTATCATAAAATTTGTAGTCTCTGTAGGAGATCATATCAGGGTCAATCCACACGTATATTTTTTCCTGGTTCTGTGTTGAATGTACATCCTTGATCTTCAGACTGCAGTTCTTCTCTGTTGCATTCCCAACTAGTTCGGTCTTATACCTAAATTTTTCTATGACGCCACCtggtttgtttttactgtacacCAGTGGATAACCATAGCTCACATACTGGTACCACACAACTTCTTTGGGCTGGTAATTCCATGGGCAGGTGAACTGGCATGGGATGATGACGCAGGACCCTGTCAAGGCGGTGATGTGTCCTGGCATTGTGACACTCCATTGGGCATTTGCTAGAATTACAGCCCTTATTACTAGAATAAAAGAAGCGAGTGAGATAGAGAAGCATATATTATGtatagtaattttttaaaaaaattatttttctcatgaggggggtgtggtggcgcagtgggttggaccgcagtcctgctctccagtgggtctggggttcgagtcccgcttggggtgccttgcgacggactggcgtcccgtcctgggtgtgtcccctccccctctggccttacgccctatgttaccgggttggctccggttccccgtgaccccgtatgggacaagcggttctgaaaatgtgtgtgtgtgtgtgtatttttctcattGTATTCATTCTTCTAAATCCCCATTTTTTCAGTAGACATTGCAACATTTAATTCTTTCATTAAAAGCACGTGCTAACTcgatataaaacaaaaaacaaggttCTACATTCATACTGCTTCATTAAAATTGCAGTTGACATTGTTTTACAAAATACTCTTTGGCATTTAAAATAAGCCTTTTAAACTTTCCACTTTCTTCTTATTAAGCATATTTAAGATAATtgtattattaaccattatttacccagcagCTTTGTCTAAGGTACTATACAGCTTGTTTActaaactatttaaaattattttttactttatggATATGAGTAATTTATACTGTACTAATACAGTGTaaataccatgatcaagggtactaagtggcaaaagcaatggacaaaggACACTGGCTcatggctacacagatttatcccagtgcCATCCTCTAAACCACCTGGAAACCAGCTACACCGATGCTGCTGGGAGCGCCTAAACCAACTATGCACCGGGCACGGCCAATTCAAggcacacatgtacaaaatgggactagcagacagccctggatgcccatgcggagagcagcaacaaactgcagaacatctgctggcttactgccccacatacacactcacGCCAGTGGATCTGACGAACATCGATGACACAGACGTTAAACTctggctacatgaagccaattttgcagcttaaagcttgccctatgttgctgaagatctgtttttgatcacATGATAAATAAGGGTATTAAACCAGGAAGAGGAATTCAAGCCTGGGTCCACTGAATGGAAGGGGATAACTAACTACTACAATGCcttaaaaccaaaacaaaagctGTTGCATTTAAACCAACatcaaaattatattaaaaaaccCCATCTGATTATTTCCACCGATAGCTACCTTTATCCAAAAGAACTTTCTAGCAgatacccatttataaagcaaggTTTTcttaccagagtaattcaggataagatCCTTGCTGAATGGTACTATAGTAGGAGCAGATGCTAAAGACAAACTACAAATATAAATTGTCCTGTGTGTTACACATCTTGCTGTCTTACAAATAAATACTTTCCTGTCGTTTTAGTTTAATTACTGCACTAAGCAAACAATAAAGACCTGTTCTTATGACCATAAGACCAAAGCAGTGACAATCACAACAATCACAATCTATAATTTAACAAACTGAAGTAATAAATGAATCATTAATAAGCTAAACccttaataaaaagtaatttacaattttttatccttttcagAATCCCAGTTTTCTTACCAGATCAATTTGACAAAAGCACCATGCtgaaggatattacagcaggtgATACTGGCAATCAGGTCACTTTGCTTTAGTTCTATCTGCTATCTTGCCAATTGTCTTTCTGAGTAGAATTCCAATAATAATCAATAAGTAATAAGTAACAAACAGAAAAGGCAATACTAAGCAAGTCAGCAATAATATTACTACATAGCACTGAGCATAGTCAgggtaaatttaaataatatatgtcTTTGCACTGGAGGAACAGGCTGGATGCATGTGTAGCATGTTTTCATCTAAAGACGTATacaacacacacaattttctgaaccgcttgtcccatacggggtcatggggaaccggagcctaacccggcaactcaggggataaggctggatgggggggggggcacacccaggacgggacgccagtccgtcacaaggcaccccaagtgggactcgagccctagacccaccggagagcaggacccggtccaacccactgcgccaccgcgcaccccTGCATATACAACATTCATGCAATATTGAGAAGGCTAATCTTATTAACAGCATGTATCAAATGTATCAACTATAAATATACTGGTTTTCATGTAGCAAATAGAGAAAGGACATTTAACCATCTTGACAAGAATGATTGCTGTTCTGGCCGAATAAGACAACAGAGGCCATTACAGGTTAGACTGGACATAACCACTGCAGTTAAATGTTCCCAGCATTGTTTACAAGCTATGATTAAACAgtgataacatttatttagctgacacatttgtcGATGGAAACATACAACATTAGactttactctgatttactcaAAGACTATTGTTAAGCCTCAGTAATGCATTTACCTTCAACAATCCACAATAAAAACACTCTTCTTCCACAGCAACCCATGTGTGAATCACCTGCATATGGGAAACATGGTGATCAGAATGGAAACTAAAAATGCTGCTAATAGTTAGGTGAGCATAACTGTAGCACACAGAAGCCTTGATCATGCTAATCTCATTGATTATTGAATGCACCTGATGAGGAGACAAGGAACAGGTGCAGACACAGTACTTAAGTGGACTGATGAAAAAAAGGGAGTTGTTGAACTATGGAACGACAAGTATAGCTGAAGATGTAATACTCTTGTGTTAtaattgcatttgttttgtccTAATGGCTCCTTAGGCCTAATGAGGGTCAAAAAAGTCTTTATCACTACACATGCCACaattactattttctttgtgcttatgtttttaaaaagttaatgaaataaaaagtaactgcaTTACCAATTGAAAATATATTGCTAATACattgtttcctgcagcagttgtgttctacttttcacttacaaaattaactaaatatgtaatttggccAGGGATGCCCAAACTTTTGGATAAAACCGTATATTCTTAGATAATCTTATGTCATGTATAAAATTTTTCCCCTATATTGAATCATTTATACCACTGAAAAAATATTAGCGAGACAAAGACCATATTTattctgttaatttttgttgtttgagAAACAGCTATATAgtgtaatattattaaaatgtacaatgtaaTCTTCATATACTTTTATGTAATTTTGATTTAGGAACACCAAACTGAACAATAAATAGAATGATTATATAAATCTCTCAAATACAGAACAgctgaaatggaagaaaataatCACAGTCTCAGTTTTGTCTAGTTACACACGAGCATGCAGAGTCTTCATGGCCAGAGTCGACAACCTCTATGAAGACTTTGTCATAGTTAACAAATAAAGCAGTAAAGCATATTGTATTGAAATGTACTTACCTAAAGTAATTTGAAAACGTTTCTCTCGGTTGCTACTGCTAAAATAGCACAAACTGAATGAAACCTGTTGCTGTTCTGCTTTTGCAAATTAAGTTTGTGGTTTCTGTAAGGGTTCCTGTTTTAGAGCGGTATTGGCCACAGTAACATCAGTAAGcagaaaaaatgcaatgaatttAGCACATTGCCTAAAAGTCACAACAGTATTTACTTAAAATGTCAATATGTCAAAATGAAGGAAACATGATGATGtgctgtatgttttcaaaaacacatttagcaATGGGAGGACTTTACCATTTCTCTGATTCCTAAGCAGTGCACTACTTTCAACATACTTTAACATAAATTGGAATAAATTGTTGGAAGGTTTACCAAAACATATTTTCTAATCTATACGATTTCTTAACATAtattacatgtgtttttttttttttttccctcccataTGTCCATTTTAGTCTCTGTTGGAAATTTGCAGAGAAGACCAGGAGACTTGGAAAtatcttcagcaggattctttaTTGCAGATGAGAGCATCAGTCTACAACATCAGAACGTGCTGTTTCGCGCTGTAGTCATCAAGTCTAACTAAGGGAAACATACATTGTGGTTTTCTAGGCATTCAGAGGGGAGTCCTTAAAGGTGTGACCTTACACAAAGCTTTAGAGGTGATACCTTCAAACAAAGCGTCAAAGGCAAGGAATCCTTCACAGGAGTCAACCCCTGATTGCTAGTTACCCCAAACTTCCTTCTCACCAAATGGTTTTACCACCATATAGTAACAAGATCTGGCGATATGTCAACATTCTCACACAGTTTCATTTTGCTGCAAATAATCACAGTGATCACATCAACAGGCAGACCCGTTCAACTGTGATCACATAAACAGGCAGACCCATTCAACTGTGATCACATCAACAGGCAGACCCGTTCAACTGTGATCACATAAACAGGCAGACCCATTCAACTGTGATCACATAAACAGGCAGACCCATTCAACTGTAAATTTAATCTAATCATCCAACAGATGTTGTCTTGAATGCCTATAAGCAATGTGTATTACCCTGGTGTTTTTATATGATAATAGAGTGAGGCAGAGCATCCAGAGCGAGGAGTCGAACACCGGTAGCTGAGATGGCATCTTATGAAGGAATAGAGTCCCTTTTCAACATAAGTTCCATCCCGAATGTATCATCTGATGGCACAccagtgtgttgtgtatcatgtaatatgtattgcttagttGCACCTGTTGACATtgttgaacatttcatttgctcgaaatgcatgacaaataatgacttggtgagGAAGGTCCGTgatttagaagagcgcattaagaatttgatttctatccaagaaacggagagttggttggacttagtgtgtcccgatgcctctgTCGTGTTGAACTCGGCGTCGACACTtgcaggccccagtacagctaatgagaagccaGGTACCCCGGAGCGCTCTCATAGCGACTGGGTTACTGTTCGGAGTAAGTTGAATAAAGTGAAGCCTAAGCCACGGGTTCCTGGCTCGGGTtctcccatccaaacccagaatAGATATTcagctctaagcagttcacctaataataataacaataataacaacaacaacaataattgGGGGATTCGGCTATTCAAAATGTTAAGGTagggggcctgggaatcgaagTGTAAAGGTAAAGGTGAAGTGTTTTCCACGCGCACATTTGTCCGACAtggaggctcgtgtcagttctctggccgatgATGCCGTGTCGACTAAGATGGTGCATgctggtggtaatgatattcattttcaacagtctgaggtattaaagagccgctttatttcgaatgtgtaacaaggccagaCGGAAATGTCTTAATCTAACAGCGtttggtcctttacctagactcttcatgggggacatagtgtacagtagactggtgtcctttaacacgtggttggagacgtggtgccaCTCTAAtcatatatcatttgttaataactggggtgatttctgggaaaggcccaagTTTTTCCATGCATAATGGTGTACAGCTCAGCTGGAgagttttgtttgttctgtcccagaacttggcctgcaagctgTAGGACTGACTCATCTATGGGTCGTCttctttagcagctgtgtgtattgatgggtctgttactcgttctggtaccagtggtcatttctcatgtgttGGGGTTTCTtatgccttgtccagtgtgggcctcaaaactgtaaataaaagcgttaagtgcagccaaaacatacaaaccattTTAAGGTCACGGCATTTAattagacttagtgataggagcgcaTGCatcagaaacctaaaatacattaaaagaaacattctcaacttaccactgAGGCCAacctgtaatataaaatgctgtctgttaaagaTTTGTTCATTAACAAGTAAAGCTAttctagtaaacgacttaaatattaagttacaagtccgatctgttctttcttactgaaacctggctcggtgagtccaaTACGATTCTGCTAAAAGAAGCTGCTCCGGGTGGATATGATTATTACCATAAATTTCGTTCTGCACATTGcggaggtggagtcggcgttcttttcaataatagattacaaataacactgagaaatcGTGATAACTTTacctcgtttgaagttctacagccTGATTTCAAGACAAAACCCAGTATAATTATATTCCATATTTACCGTCCACCTAGACcatactcctcttttctcaaggaatttagcaacttcataatcatgacaaaattatcttgatgggtgatttcaatattcatgtaggcgtgtcgtcggatactctcactaatagttttacgtctctcttaaactccattggttttactcaagttgttaacggacctactcattcccgtaaccatacgctcgaccTCATCATAACCTATGGTGTAGatattcatcatgttaatattattcctttaaatgagGCTAATTCTTATCATCGTTTATTAGCCTTTGATCTATGCCTGCCGGTGCCGTCTGccatagtaagaccaaaatcgtgcggcatattgatgaaaatactactgctaaaactGTTTATATTAGAAGCTCAAATTTTGGAAATAGTGTaaatattgatcaaatggctttagacTATAATTCAGCGGTAAAATTCGCCATAGACTCTGTGGCttcaccaaaaactaaacttattcgaactgtaagaaacttgcTGTGGTTCAGTGAATCAACTTGTTCAATAAAAttagaatgtcataaattagagcgtaaatggcgttcagctaaactaaacgtttattatgtagcctgatCCAactgtctaaaaaaatattaaaaaatcactttttcatgccagatccgaatactataCAAAGtgaattgatgaaaatcacaagaacccttgCTTCATGTTTAATACCATCGTTTatttaactggtaaacacaaagataaacaatgtgattctgctaccattactaatgataaatttatgtcgtttttcagtgataaattagagaatatctgcAAATCCCCACTAaatagacccaatccccactaaataactgaaagccgcagtttccgtgctggcaaaacctattgttaatattgttaatacgtcgtta belongs to Scleropages formosus chromosome 18, fSclFor1.1, whole genome shotgun sequence and includes:
- the LOC108919126 gene encoding myelin-associated glycoprotein-like, whose protein sequence is MGCCGRRVFLLWIVEVIRAVILANAQWSVTMPGHITALTGSCVIIPCQFTCPWNYQPKEVVWYQYVSYGYPLVYSKNKPGGVIEKFRYKTELVGNATEKNCSLKIKDVHSTQNQEKIYVWIDPDMISYRDYKFYDTTVTLNVKDVVAPPEMSVTGEQTEGKTIKVYCTAVHTCPSSPPSLSFGDQQGSIQVSHTKEEMGQWRVTAEISWKAHDEDHGKMVSCTITHPGNRNATMRVALIVTSSPSNVSVTQHPGRPLEGQPVNLSCLSQSYPPAKSYRWYRVQRGHMVQQEGESQNLYLAKVSRDTGYYSCSARNDFGEASSKIRLINIEY